ACGGCCGGTCCACACCCCTGCCAGCCACCCAGTCGCTGATCTGCTCCTGCCGGCCCAGCAGCTGCTCCCACGCCTGCCCGTGACCGTTCGGGCGGGCCGGCCGGACCGCCGCCACCACCTGCCCCAGCAGCTCATCATCGACCGCCTCGATCCCGGCCGAGCGGTCCAACCCGGCCTTCTGAGCCGCCACCACATAGCGGCGAGCGGTCTTGCGGTCCACCCCCGCCCGCTCCGCCGCGGTGCGGGTCCCGGCCCCGTCCAGCCAGGCCCGCAGCACCTCCTTCACCTCGATCACACCGACCTCCCGGAATCCCATGCCCGCTCCTCCGCATCGACAACACCGACACGGCGATCGAACGAGCAAACCCAGGACCCACCGACCAGACACACCGGGTGGTCCCATGACTGGCAATCCAGGTGGTCCCATGAACCTGGCAGAAAACCGGCCGAACCGGTCCCATGCTCATGGCAGGCGACACGCGCTGATCCGGCTCGCTCAGATCATGCGCGGATGGTCCACCTACTTCCGTCACGCTGTCAGCAAACACACCTTCTCGGCCCTGGCCCACTTCGTGTGGCATCGGGTCGCCCGGTGGCTGATGACGCGGCATCACTGGAAGTGGAGCGACCTCCGACGACGGTTCACCAGCCCTAGCGGCCGGTGGATACCTTTGTCGGCCGACGGGACAGTGTTGTTCAACCTCGAAGCGGTCCCGGTCACCCGATACCGCTACCGAGGCAACATCGCGACCCCGTGGGCGCAGTCCCCCACCTAACGGCAGTTTCCGCGGAGAGCC
The nucleotide sequence above comes from Actinomycetota bacterium. Encoded proteins:
- a CDS encoding group II intron maturase-specific domain-containing protein, producing the protein MNLAENRPNRSHAHGRRHALIRLAQIMRGWSTYFRHAVSKHTFSALAHFVWHRVARWLMTRHHWKWSDLRRRFTSPSGRWIPLSADGTVLFNLEAVPVTRYRYRGNIATPWAQSPT